A stretch of the Flavobacterium sp. 5 genome encodes the following:
- a CDS encoding DUF6755 family protein, giving the protein MSTFRTSQNQANPNKLNNILSTLIFILILNVTIQIWLLYASLNNALDNNREILIPAFVASLILFLIGFSWLYYLPSGNQKQQK; this is encoded by the coding sequence ATGAGTACTTTTAGAACCAGTCAGAATCAAGCCAATCCTAATAAGCTAAACAACATTCTTTCGACCTTAATTTTTATATTAATTTTGAATGTTACCATTCAGATTTGGTTATTATATGCTTCTTTAAATAACGCTTTAGATAACAATCGAGAAATATTGATACCTGCTTTTGTAGCTTCTTTAATTTTGTTTTTGATAGGATTTAGTTGGCTGTATTACTTGCCATCTGGAAATCAAAAACAACAAAAATAA
- a CDS encoding 4Fe-4S dicluster domain-containing protein encodes MNYTSFNKNEEFFVDMQRCIGCKACELACAECETNGQESLIHVNYVDRAATVQTTVQVCMHCDDPVCANVCPADAISKDENGIVHTANTERCIGCSNCVMACPFGVPKKEESYDLMMKCTMCYDRTSIGKKPMCATVCPSGALFFGTRTEIEEMRPNSTPVNSFIFGKEIVNTKVNIMMPKGSTELIIY; translated from the coding sequence ATGAATTATACGAGTTTCAATAAAAACGAGGAATTTTTTGTAGATATGCAGCGTTGTATTGGCTGTAAAGCCTGTGAATTGGCTTGCGCCGAATGTGAAACGAACGGCCAGGAATCTTTAATTCACGTTAATTATGTGGATAGAGCTGCAACTGTGCAAACCACAGTTCAGGTTTGTATGCATTGTGATGACCCTGTATGCGCGAATGTATGTCCTGCCGATGCGATATCCAAAGATGAAAACGGAATTGTACATACTGCAAATACAGAAAGATGTATTGGTTGCTCTAATTGTGTGATGGCTTGCCCTTTTGGTGTGCCTAAAAAAGAAGAATCCTATGATTTGATGATGAAGTGCACGATGTGTTATGACCGAACTAGTATTGGTAAAAAACCAATGTGCGCTACGGTTTGTCCAAGTGGCGCTTTGTTTTTTGGAACAAGAACTGAAATTGAAGAAATGCGTCCAAACAGTACACCAGTCAATAGTTTTATTTTTGGTAAAGAAATCGTCAATACCAAAGTGAATATTATGATGCCGAAAGGAAGTACTGAGTTGATAATATATTAA
- a CDS encoding Rieske (2Fe-2S) protein: MSKEDNLNKNWKKDFPILKQQATNVSRRDFAKFLTLVSGGLMVGSGLVAAKAYLLPKEEVEGEHFVCKKEEVPLGGTRAFVIKGSTIPYILIHLENGDFKAYEQKCTHLSCSVFYKPGTGIIHCPCHEGSFDAKTGDVLGGPPPRALPSLEVFFKENDIYVKASHHEEHAV; this comes from the coding sequence ATGTCAAAAGAAGATAATTTAAATAAAAATTGGAAGAAAGATTTTCCAATTCTAAAACAGCAAGCGACAAATGTTAGTCGTCGTGATTTTGCTAAATTCCTTACCCTTGTTTCGGGCGGATTGATGGTAGGTAGTGGATTAGTTGCTGCTAAAGCCTATTTGCTTCCCAAAGAAGAAGTAGAAGGAGAACATTTTGTTTGCAAAAAAGAAGAAGTGCCTCTGGGTGGAACCAGAGCTTTTGTAATCAAAGGCAGTACCATACCTTACATTTTGATTCATCTAGAAAACGGAGATTTCAAGGCTTATGAGCAAAAATGTACACACTTATCGTGCTCAGTTTTTTATAAACCTGGCACGGGAATTATTCACTGTCCTTGTCACGAAGGTTCATTTGATGCGAAAACAGGAGATGTTTTGGGAGGACCGCCACCAAGAGCTTTACCAAGTTTGGAAGTGTTTTTTAAAGAGAACGATATCTATGTAAAAGCATCTCATCACGAAGAACATGCTGTTTAA